A part of Streptomyces sp. NBC_01497 genomic DNA contains:
- a CDS encoding ABC transporter permease — protein sequence MTVITTQAPVVRGGVAGSVRDSLVVAQRNLIRMTRIPEVILFGLFQPIMFVVLFSYVFGGSLTVGNTTDPTVYRNFLMAGIFAQTVTFATAGASAGIADDMHKGLVDRFRSLPMARGAVLTGRTLADLVQTALTVVVLAVVAVLVGWRIHEGVAKMFAAFGLLLLLGYAFSWIGALIGLSVRTPEAATSGGLIWLFPVTFISNAFVDSSRMPGWLQPIANWNPFSATVQASRELFGNPGVSTSTAWPMQHPVWASLIWSAVIIAVFRTLAVRKYRSATS from the coding sequence ATGACCGTCATCACGACCCAGGCCCCCGTCGTGCGCGGCGGCGTCGCCGGGTCCGTACGGGACTCGCTCGTCGTCGCGCAGCGCAACCTGATCCGGATGACGCGCATCCCGGAGGTCATCCTCTTCGGGCTGTTCCAGCCGATCATGTTCGTGGTGCTGTTCAGCTACGTGTTCGGCGGCTCACTGACCGTGGGCAACACCACCGATCCCACCGTCTACCGCAACTTCCTCATGGCGGGGATCTTCGCGCAGACGGTGACCTTCGCCACGGCGGGCGCGAGCGCCGGCATCGCGGACGACATGCACAAGGGCCTGGTCGACCGGTTCCGGTCACTGCCCATGGCGCGCGGCGCCGTCCTCACCGGCCGTACGCTCGCGGACCTCGTGCAGACCGCGCTGACCGTCGTCGTGCTCGCGGTCGTCGCCGTGCTGGTGGGCTGGCGCATCCACGAGGGCGTCGCGAAGATGTTCGCCGCCTTCGGGCTGCTGCTCCTGCTGGGGTACGCGTTCTCCTGGATCGGCGCGCTGATCGGCCTGTCCGTGCGCACCCCCGAGGCGGCCACGTCGGGCGGACTGATCTGGCTGTTCCCCGTCACGTTCATCTCGAACGCGTTCGTGGACTCCAGCAGGATGCCGGGCTGGCTGCAGCCCATCGCCAACTGGAACCCGTTCAGTGCGACGGTGCAGGCCAGCCGCGAGCTGTTCGGCAATCCGGGGGTGTCGACCTCGACGGCCTGGCCGATGCAGCACCCGGTGTGGGCCTCGCTGATCTGGTCCGCGGTGATCATCGCGGTGTTCCGCACCCTCGCGGTGCGCAAGTACCGCTCGGCGACGTCCTGA
- a CDS encoding ATP-binding cassette domain-containing protein: MPGAIYAEGLVKTFGDVRALDGVDLDVPEGTVLGLLGPNGAGKTTAVRVLTTLLRPDSGRAVVAGVDVLKHPNDVRRSIGLSGQFAAVDEYLTGRENLRMVGRLYQLSGRQSKARADELLERFHLTDAGDRTIKTYSGGMRRRLDLAAALVVSPPVMFMDEPTTGLDPRNRQQLWTIIQELVAVGTTLLLTTQYLEEADHLAHDIAVVDRGSVIARGTADELKARTGGERVEVVVHEPRHIATARGVLRGFGTSGTVAGDASVTVVEHTRKLTVPVSGGAKLLAEVIRELDARGIEIDDIGLRRPTLDDVFLSLTGHAAEDADAGDEDGAGSEGRARSEDRTADRPPAGDPEHADGSGTPRRTGAETETETESGNESGTGTGKGTAE; the protein is encoded by the coding sequence ATGCCAGGCGCCATCTATGCCGAGGGACTGGTCAAGACCTTCGGCGACGTCCGGGCTCTGGACGGCGTCGATCTCGACGTGCCCGAAGGCACCGTGCTCGGTCTTCTGGGACCCAACGGCGCGGGCAAGACGACGGCGGTGCGCGTCCTGACGACGTTGCTGCGCCCGGACAGCGGCCGTGCGGTCGTCGCCGGTGTCGACGTCCTCAAGCACCCGAACGACGTACGCCGCTCCATCGGTCTGTCCGGCCAGTTCGCGGCCGTGGACGAATACCTCACCGGCCGGGAGAACCTCCGGATGGTGGGCCGGCTCTACCAGTTGAGCGGACGGCAGTCCAAGGCACGCGCCGACGAACTGCTCGAACGCTTCCACCTCACCGACGCCGGCGACCGCACCATCAAGACGTACTCGGGCGGCATGCGGCGCAGGCTCGACCTCGCGGCGGCGCTCGTCGTCTCGCCCCCCGTCATGTTCATGGACGAGCCCACGACCGGCCTCGACCCGCGCAACCGGCAGCAACTGTGGACGATCATCCAGGAGTTGGTGGCGGTGGGTACGACGCTGCTGCTGACCACGCAGTACCTGGAGGAGGCCGACCACCTCGCGCACGACATCGCCGTGGTCGACCGGGGAAGTGTCATCGCCCGCGGTACGGCCGACGAACTGAAGGCCCGCACCGGCGGCGAGCGCGTCGAGGTCGTCGTGCACGAGCCGCGGCATATCGCCACCGCGCGCGGCGTCCTCCGCGGCTTCGGCACGTCCGGCACCGTCGCCGGCGACGCGTCCGTGACCGTCGTCGAACACACCCGCAAGCTCACCGTCCCGGTCAGCGGAGGCGCCAAGCTGCTCGCCGAGGTGATCAGGGAACTCGACGCGCGGGGCATCGAGATCGACGACATCGGGCTGCGCAGGCCCACGCTCGACGACGTGTTCCTCTCCCTGACCGGGCACGCGGCCGAGGACGCCGACGCCGGTGATGAGGACGGGGCGGGGAGCGAGGGCAGGGCCCGGTCCGAGGACAGGACCGCGGACCGGCCACCGGCCGGTGATCCGGAACATGCGGACGGCAGCGGAACGCCACGTCGAACCGGAGCAGAGACCGAAACGGAAACCGAAAGCGGAAACGAGAGCGGAACCGGAACCGGAAAGGGGACGGCGGAATGA
- a CDS encoding MarR family winged helix-turn-helix transcriptional regulator, which produces MPPIQDMTSDASVSQDATDAQAPQDSRESGPAASEFPDGAGLLDALQHQVAIFARRAEQTRLGGVGQVRNTMDRAAYLLLNRLDLEGPMGVKALAAGMGIDSSTVTRQVAPLVDTGLVKRTSHPEDGRAVVLELSDRGHARLEEVRLSRRLLMQRVTDDWTEEEKVSFTALLTRFNRSLPAAKQSVSPEDAPPAS; this is translated from the coding sequence ATGCCCCCCATTCAGGACATGACTTCCGATGCGTCGGTCTCCCAGGACGCGACGGACGCGCAGGCCCCTCAGGATTCCAGGGAATCCGGGCCGGCCGCTTCCGAATTCCCGGACGGTGCCGGGCTGCTGGACGCGCTCCAGCACCAAGTCGCCATCTTCGCCCGGCGCGCCGAACAGACCAGGCTCGGCGGGGTGGGCCAGGTGCGCAACACCATGGACCGCGCCGCGTACCTGCTGCTCAACCGCCTCGACCTGGAAGGCCCGATGGGCGTCAAGGCGCTCGCCGCCGGGATGGGCATCGACTCCTCGACGGTGACCCGGCAGGTCGCGCCGCTGGTCGACACGGGCCTGGTCAAGCGCACCTCGCACCCGGAGGACGGCCGTGCCGTCGTCCTGGAGCTCTCGGACCGCGGCCACGCGCGCCTCGAAGAGGTGCGCCTCTCCCGCAGGCTGCTGATGCAGCGCGTGACGGACGACTGGACGGAGGAGGAGAAAGTCTCCTTCACCGCGCTGCTCACGCGTTTCAACCGGAGCCTGCCCGCCGCGAAGCAGTCCGTGTCCCCGGAGGACGCGCCGCCGGCCTCCTGA
- a CDS encoding sigma factor-like helix-turn-helix DNA-binding protein — protein MRQRRTSQAQERRRAQEFESFVAGAAGRLLHTATLLTGEPPGAAPRALRLLTAALAATYADWPGLRGSDPYDRARQELAMRYARSAAWRGRHTRDGVLGVLGRQERLVLVLRLYEGADEGQTAALTGLPVERVRVLCARAVATLRARARAGGPATGGRALS, from the coding sequence GTGCGGCAGCGGCGTACGTCCCAGGCCCAGGAGCGCCGCCGCGCCCAGGAGTTCGAGTCGTTCGTCGCGGGCGCGGCGGGCCGCCTGCTGCACACCGCCACCCTGCTCACCGGCGAGCCGCCGGGGGCCGCGCCCCGCGCGCTGCGCCTGCTGACGGCGGCGCTGGCCGCCACGTACGCGGACTGGCCGGGACTGCGCGGCTCGGATCCGTACGACAGGGCGCGCCAGGAGCTCGCGATGCGGTACGCCCGCTCCGCCGCGTGGCGCGGCAGGCATACGCGGGACGGCGTACTCGGCGTCCTCGGCCGCCAGGAGCGACTGGTGCTGGTGCTGCGCCTGTACGAGGGCGCCGACGAGGGGCAGACGGCCGCGCTGACCGGACTGCCGGTGGAGCGTGTCAGGGTGCTGTGCGCACGGGCGGTCGCGACACTGCGGGCCAGGGCCCGCGCGGGCGGCCCCGCGACCGGTGGGCGGGCCCTGTCATGA
- a CDS encoding cystathionine gamma-synthase — MTHEHFGDSLHFETRAIHAGNTADPATGAVVPPIYQVSTYKQDGVGGLRGGYEYSRSANPTRSALEENLAALEGGSRALAFASGLAAEDCLLRTLLVPGDHVVIPNDAYGGTYRLFAKVASRWGVEWSVANTSDPEAVRAALTTRTKAIWVETPSNPLLGISDITALAGVARSAGVRLVVDNTFASPYLQQPLALGADVVVHSTTKYMGGHSDVVGGALIVADPSFGDELAFHQNAMGAIAGPFDAWLVLRGVKTLAVRMDRHSENATRVADMLTQHPRVSHVLYPGLPDHPGHEVAAKQMKAFGGMVSFRVADGEAAAVAVCDRARLFTLGESLGGVESLIEHPGRMTHASAAGSPLEVPSDLVRLSVGIESGDDLLEDLKQALERD, encoded by the coding sequence ATGACCCACGAGCACTTCGGCGATTCGCTGCACTTCGAGACCCGTGCCATCCACGCGGGCAACACCGCGGACCCCGCCACGGGGGCCGTCGTTCCCCCGATCTACCAGGTCTCCACCTACAAGCAGGACGGCGTCGGCGGGCTGCGCGGCGGCTACGAGTACAGCCGCAGCGCCAACCCGACCCGCAGCGCCCTGGAGGAGAACCTCGCCGCGCTGGAGGGCGGCAGCCGGGCCCTGGCGTTCGCGTCCGGCCTGGCGGCGGAGGACTGCCTGCTGCGCACGCTCCTCGTGCCCGGCGACCACGTGGTGATCCCGAACGACGCGTACGGCGGCACGTACCGGCTGTTCGCGAAGGTCGCCTCCCGCTGGGGCGTGGAGTGGTCCGTCGCGAACACCTCCGACCCGGAGGCGGTGCGCGCCGCGCTGACGACCCGTACCAAGGCGATCTGGGTGGAGACGCCGTCCAACCCGCTGCTCGGCATCAGCGACATCACGGCGCTCGCGGGCGTCGCCCGCTCGGCGGGAGTCAGGCTCGTCGTGGACAACACGTTCGCGAGCCCGTACCTCCAGCAGCCGCTGGCGCTCGGCGCCGACGTCGTCGTCCACTCCACCACGAAGTACATGGGCGGCCACTCCGACGTCGTGGGCGGCGCGCTGATCGTCGCGGACCCGTCGTTCGGCGACGAACTGGCCTTCCACCAGAACGCGATGGGTGCCATCGCCGGCCCCTTCGACGCGTGGCTGGTGCTGCGCGGCGTCAAGACGCTCGCCGTCCGCATGGACCGCCACAGCGAGAACGCGACGCGCGTCGCGGACATGCTCACCCAGCACCCGCGTGTCTCGCACGTCCTGTACCCGGGCCTGCCCGACCATCCGGGGCACGAGGTCGCGGCCAAGCAGATGAAGGCGTTCGGCGGCATGGTCTCCTTCCGCGTCGCGGACGGCGAGGCGGCGGCGGTCGCGGTCTGCGACCGCGCGCGGCTCTTCACGCTGGGCGAGTCCCTCGGCGGCGTCGAGTCGCTGATCGAGCACCCGGGACGGATGACGCACGCCTCGGCGGCGGGCTCCCCGCTGGAGGTGCCCTCGGACCTGGTGCGCCTCTCGGTCGGCATCGAGTCGGGCGACGACCTGCTGGAAGACCTGAAGCAGGCGCTGGAACGCGACTGA
- a CDS encoding glycosyl hydrolase family 28-related protein produces MSVSISAAMSWFRGPRRRGVTVLAPLTAAALGLGLMSSGAALAAAPRTALPAQTSHTTAVPAPTRAALDPSLVAGRGADVPFAEQEAENARTNGTVIGPGTAAYTLPAEASGRSAVSLKPGQYVEFTLPATTNAITVRYSVPDAPRGGGTTAPLDVTANGSHRQRMTLTSAYAWLYNQYPYTNDPGADLLFPDQWITECGCVPNQTTPTPVVAKPFRPNHFYDEQRLLLGRTYRAGEKIRLSVPAGSPAAATTIDLLDSQFVGAPKRDLRAANALLFGADPTGRHDSAPALDKAIAFARKAHLKVYVPPGTYQVNRHIVVDDVTIEGAGSWYTLFKGHQVTLATPAADGSTHTGIGFYGKDAAAGGSHDVHLSDFAIEGDVRERVDTDQVNGIGGALSDSTIEGLYIQHTKVGMWFDGPMKNLAITGNVIADQIADGINFHTGVTSSLVADNFVRNTGDDAIAAWSDKVEDADDTFRDNTVQTPVLANGIALYGGTDNTVSGNLIADPIREGSAIQVGSRFGAEPFTGHLWIKDNTTVRAGTYELNWGIGLGAIWFYALEKNIDADIEVTGDNFLDNTYNAIMFVADFPVKDLYTITNVHFADIKVDGTGTSVLSARSAGGATFKNVTARNVGAVGVNNCGSFHFGPAGSEFAVTDLGGNTGGDPAGSAGTAWLNAADSPTTITCDDRPAVVPPPAPTAW; encoded by the coding sequence ATGTCAGTGAGCATCAGTGCCGCGATGAGCTGGTTCCGCGGGCCCCGGCGAAGAGGGGTGACGGTCCTCGCCCCGCTGACCGCCGCCGCACTCGGACTCGGGCTCATGTCCTCCGGCGCGGCGCTCGCCGCCGCGCCCCGTACGGCGCTCCCGGCGCAGACGTCCCACACGACGGCCGTCCCCGCGCCCACCCGCGCCGCGCTCGATCCCTCGCTCGTCGCGGGACGCGGCGCCGATGTGCCGTTCGCCGAGCAGGAGGCCGAGAACGCGAGGACGAACGGCACGGTCATCGGCCCCGGCACGGCCGCGTACACCCTGCCCGCGGAGGCGTCAGGGCGCTCGGCGGTGTCCCTGAAGCCGGGCCAGTACGTCGAGTTCACCCTGCCGGCGACCACCAACGCCATCACGGTCCGCTACAGCGTCCCGGACGCCCCGCGCGGCGGCGGGACCACCGCGCCCCTCGACGTCACGGCGAACGGCTCGCACCGGCAGCGCATGACGCTGACCTCCGCGTACGCCTGGCTGTACAACCAGTACCCGTACACCAACGACCCGGGTGCGGACCTGCTCTTCCCGGACCAGTGGATCACCGAGTGCGGCTGCGTGCCGAACCAGACCACGCCCACGCCCGTCGTCGCGAAGCCCTTCCGGCCCAACCACTTCTACGACGAGCAGCGGCTGCTGCTGGGCCGCACCTACCGCGCGGGCGAGAAGATCCGCCTTTCCGTGCCGGCCGGCAGCCCCGCCGCGGCCACCACGATCGACCTCCTCGACTCGCAGTTCGTCGGCGCCCCGAAGCGCGACCTGCGCGCCGCGAACGCGCTGCTGTTCGGCGCCGACCCGACCGGCAGGCACGACTCCGCGCCCGCCCTGGACAAGGCGATCGCCTTCGCCCGCAAGGCCCATCTGAAGGTGTACGTACCGCCGGGCACCTACCAGGTGAACCGGCACATCGTCGTGGACGACGTGACGATCGAGGGCGCGGGCAGCTGGTACACGCTCTTCAAGGGCCACCAGGTCACCCTCGCCACCCCGGCCGCCGACGGGTCCACCCACACCGGCATCGGCTTCTACGGCAAGGACGCCGCCGCGGGCGGCAGCCACGACGTCCACCTCTCGGACTTCGCCATCGAGGGCGACGTACGCGAACGCGTCGACACCGACCAGGTCAACGGCATCGGCGGCGCGCTCAGCGACTCGACCATCGAGGGCCTGTACATCCAGCACACGAAGGTCGGCATGTGGTTCGACGGGCCGATGAAGAACCTGGCCATCACCGGGAACGTCATCGCGGACCAGATCGCCGACGGCATCAACTTCCACACCGGCGTGACGAGTTCCCTCGTCGCGGACAACTTCGTGCGCAACACCGGTGACGACGCGATCGCCGCCTGGTCCGACAAGGTGGAGGACGCGGACGACACCTTCCGCGACAACACCGTGCAGACCCCGGTCCTCGCCAACGGCATCGCGCTGTACGGCGGCACCGACAACACCGTCTCCGGCAACCTGATCGCGGACCCGATCCGGGAGGGAAGCGCCATCCAGGTGGGTTCGCGGTTCGGCGCCGAGCCCTTCACCGGCCACCTGTGGATCAAGGACAACACCACGGTCCGCGCGGGTACGTACGAACTGAACTGGGGGATCGGCCTCGGCGCCATCTGGTTCTACGCCCTGGAGAAGAACATCGACGCGGACATCGAGGTGACCGGGGACAACTTCCTCGACAACACCTACAACGCGATCATGTTCGTCGCGGACTTCCCGGTGAAGGACCTGTACACGATCACGAACGTCCACTTCGCGGACATCAAGGTCGACGGCACGGGCACGTCCGTGCTGAGCGCGCGCTCGGCGGGCGGGGCGACCTTCAAGAACGTGACCGCGCGCAACGTCGGCGCCGTCGGCGTCAACAACTGCGGTTCGTTCCACTTCGGGCCGGCCGGCTCGGAGTTCGCCGTCACCGACCTCGGTGGCAACACCGGGGGAGACCCGGCGGGCAGCGCCGGCACCGCGTGGCTCAACGCGGCCGACAGCCCCACCACGATCACCTGCGACGACCGCCCCGCCGTCGTGCCGCCGCCGGCGCCGACGGCCTGGTGA
- a CDS encoding GNAT family N-acetyltransferase, which translates to MLITLGNPPSDAEIDAWHAVVSAAHVRDLPAAVPEPSRSETAGRLSVQPWNGREAHLAAVAEDGSYEGVASLLLWTEPPNLHAAYLHKLVVDPGVRRGGVGARLWAGIRELLLAEGRTSVSTRLELGGAGEAFVDSLGFVKMLPLTRYVQRVEQARESTPPLSLPEGLRFAHWTGVAPAALAGSLATVHNALVDAPSGDLAARPPQWDARSVRAAARLVGQRGGVLVTVAALDTAGAVVAYTEAVLHTSDDTRAAQGDTSVLPAHRGRGVGRAVKRHLLDVLRDEHPGVREISTSVADGNGAMLAVNEALGYRRERPAGLFEMKL; encoded by the coding sequence ATGCTGATCACACTGGGAAACCCGCCCTCGGACGCGGAGATCGACGCTTGGCACGCAGTGGTCAGCGCCGCGCACGTCCGTGACCTCCCGGCCGCCGTTCCGGAGCCCAGCCGCTCCGAAACGGCGGGCAGGCTGAGCGTGCAACCGTGGAACGGGCGGGAGGCACACCTGGCGGCGGTGGCGGAGGACGGCTCGTACGAGGGGGTGGCTTCCCTCCTCCTGTGGACGGAGCCGCCCAACCTGCATGCGGCGTATCTGCACAAGCTGGTGGTGGATCCGGGGGTCAGACGCGGCGGGGTGGGGGCGCGGCTCTGGGCGGGGATCCGCGAGCTGCTCCTCGCCGAAGGGCGCACGTCGGTCTCCACGCGCCTCGAACTCGGCGGTGCGGGCGAGGCGTTCGTGGACAGCCTGGGGTTCGTGAAGATGCTGCCGCTCACCCGGTACGTCCAGCGGGTCGAACAGGCACGGGAGAGCACACCCCCGCTGTCGCTGCCCGAGGGTCTGCGCTTCGCGCACTGGACGGGTGTCGCGCCCGCCGCGCTGGCCGGCAGCCTCGCGACGGTGCACAACGCGCTCGTGGACGCGCCGAGCGGCGATCTCGCGGCCCGGCCGCCGCAGTGGGACGCGCGGAGTGTGCGGGCTGCGGCGCGGCTCGTGGGGCAGCGGGGCGGCGTCCTCGTGACGGTCGCCGCCCTGGACACGGCCGGCGCCGTCGTCGCGTACACCGAGGCGGTCCTGCACACGTCGGACGACACCCGGGCCGCGCAGGGGGACACCTCGGTCCTCCCGGCCCACCGGGGCCGGGGCGTCGGCCGCGCGGTCAAGCGGCACCTGCTGGACGTGCTGCGCGACGAGCACCCGGGAGTACGGGAGATATCCACGTCCGTCGCCGACGGGAACGGCGCGATGCTCGCGGTCAACGAGGCCCTCGGCTACCGCCGGGAGCGTCCGGCCGGGCTCTTCGAGATGAAGCTCTGA
- a CDS encoding ABC transporter ATP-binding protein yields MYQLTGVTKHYQRGKKTVQALAGVDLTIPDGGRLVIQGPTGGGKSTLLQMLGGLDRPTKGTVELDGTDLGALSEARLTRVRAEKIGFVFQSFNLIPTLTAQENVETALVPLGIKGAARREQAAEALNSVGLGERLAHVPGELSGGQQQRVAIARALVKHPKVLLADEPTGNLDESMRDEIMELLEGLWKEHGLTFIMVTHDSTIARRAPRLATIRKGRVTVTENATA; encoded by the coding sequence ATGTACCAGCTCACCGGAGTCACCAAGCACTACCAGCGCGGCAAGAAGACCGTCCAGGCACTCGCCGGCGTCGACCTGACCATCCCCGACGGCGGCAGACTCGTCATCCAGGGCCCCACGGGCGGCGGCAAGTCGACCCTCCTGCAGATGCTGGGCGGTCTCGACCGCCCCACCAAGGGCACCGTCGAACTCGACGGGACCGATCTCGGCGCGCTCTCCGAGGCGCGGCTCACCCGGGTCAGGGCCGAGAAGATCGGGTTCGTCTTCCAGAGCTTCAACCTCATCCCGACCCTCACCGCGCAGGAGAACGTGGAGACGGCCCTCGTCCCCCTCGGCATCAAGGGCGCCGCACGCCGCGAGCAGGCCGCCGAGGCGCTGAACTCGGTGGGCCTCGGCGAGCGGCTCGCGCACGTCCCGGGTGAACTGTCCGGCGGGCAGCAGCAGCGCGTCGCGATCGCGCGCGCCCTCGTCAAGCATCCGAAGGTGCTGCTCGCGGACGAACCGACGGGAAACCTGGACGAGTCGATGCGGGACGAGATCATGGAACTCTTGGAGGGGCTCTGGAAAGAGCACGGCCTGACCTTCATCATGGTCACTCACGACAGCACCATCGCGCGCCGCGCCCCGAGGCTGGCCACGATCCGCAAGGGACGGGTCACGGTCACCGAGAACGCGACCGCCTGA
- a CDS encoding ABC transporter permease encodes MFVTYLRRELRRRRKAALVVASGLALGIALVIVVSSVTAGMNKAQDKVLQSLYGLGTDMTVTKAAPAAGSSGDSGRPRFDFKGQNNDDKSSQSTDRVMVQGFQTLADSTVTKVGDQHGVASAVGGLSLNVLKVNGQFKRGEFKPGQQSGGRGTRGGGSASGGQVQGGGASFSVDSYTVFGTDVTNAALGPLTSSKLTKGRTFKTSETNADVALVDSAYAKQKSLDVGKTLTISGTKFTIIGIATADSGDAAANVYIPLQKAQTLGDAKAKVTTVYVKASDSKQIDAVKAAVQKNVSGTTVTTSADLASTVSGSLSTASNLASDVGRWLSIAVLVAAFLVAGLLTSSAVSRRVREFGTLKALGWKSGRVTRQVMGEALVNGLMGGVLGIALGLIGAYVVSAISPTLTAQLASAGGGGGAGRGGFGGGGGGGFGGGGAGGPARQLASKAVQVTLSAPVSLSVIAVAVALAVAGGLIAGGFGGWRASRLRPADALRRIE; translated from the coding sequence ATGTTCGTCACCTACCTCCGGCGCGAATTGCGTCGCCGCAGAAAAGCGGCCCTCGTCGTCGCCTCAGGACTCGCCCTCGGCATCGCGCTGGTCATCGTGGTCAGCTCGGTCACCGCGGGCATGAACAAGGCCCAGGACAAGGTCCTGCAGTCCCTCTACGGTCTCGGCACCGACATGACCGTCACCAAGGCGGCCCCGGCCGCAGGCAGCAGCGGGGACTCCGGTCGTCCCCGCTTCGACTTCAAGGGTCAGAACAACGACGACAAGAGCAGTCAGAGCACCGACCGCGTGATGGTGCAGGGCTTCCAGACGCTCGCGGACTCGACCGTCACGAAGGTCGGGGACCAGCACGGCGTCGCCTCCGCCGTCGGCGGCCTCAGCCTCAACGTCCTCAAGGTCAACGGCCAGTTCAAGCGCGGTGAGTTCAAGCCCGGCCAGCAGAGCGGCGGCCGGGGCACCCGGGGCGGCGGCAGTGCGAGCGGCGGCCAGGTGCAGGGTGGCGGCGCCTCCTTCAGCGTCGACTCGTACACCGTCTTCGGTACGGACGTCACGAACGCCGCGCTCGGCCCGCTGACGAGCTCGAAGCTCACCAAGGGCCGGACGTTCAAGACGTCCGAGACCAACGCCGACGTGGCACTCGTGGACAGCGCGTACGCCAAGCAGAAGAGCCTCGACGTCGGCAAGACACTCACCATCAGCGGCACGAAGTTCACGATCATCGGCATCGCGACCGCCGACAGCGGTGACGCGGCGGCCAACGTCTACATACCGCTGCAGAAGGCGCAGACGCTGGGCGACGCCAAGGCGAAGGTCACCACCGTCTACGTGAAGGCGTCCGACTCGAAGCAGATCGACGCGGTGAAGGCGGCGGTCCAGAAGAACGTGTCCGGCACGACCGTCACCACCTCCGCGGACCTCGCCTCCACGGTCTCGGGATCGCTGTCCACGGCGTCGAATCTCGCGTCCGACGTCGGCAGGTGGCTGTCGATCGCCGTGCTCGTCGCGGCGTTCCTGGTGGCGGGCCTGCTGACCTCCTCCGCGGTCAGCCGCCGGGTGCGGGAGTTCGGCACCCTCAAGGCGCTCGGCTGGAAGAGCGGCAGGGTCACCCGTCAGGTCATGGGTGAGGCCCTGGTCAACGGCCTGATGGGCGGTGTGCTCGGCATCGCGCTCGGCCTCATCGGCGCCTACGTGGTGTCCGCGATCAGCCCGACGCTCACGGCGCAGCTCGCGAGTGCGGGCGGCGGCGGTGGCGCGGGTCGTGGCGGCTTCGGTGGTGGCGGCGGTGGCGGTTTCGGCGGCGGTGGCGCGGGTGGTCCCGCGCGGCAGCTCGCCTCCAAGGCCGTCCAGGTGACGCTCTCCGCGCCCGTCTCGCTGAGTGTGATCGCGGTCGCGGTCGCGCTGGCCGTCGCGGGCGGCCTGATCGCCGGCGGTTTCGGCGGCTGGCGCGCCTCCCGGCTCCGCCCGGCGGACGCGCTGCGCCGCATCGAGTAG
- a CDS encoding L,D-transpeptidase — protein MEKRVMTQRKRRTSIAAASAALGGVLVLSACSGGHGGGGGASSSPKQSSQAQAADKAAAQDTSDAKIAITPGNGADNASINNAAKVSVTQGTLTHVSLTTADGTAVKGAIAADGKSWSPQGQLARSTTYKVSASAKDSKGRGADENSTFTTVSPAHSFIGNFTPEDGSTVGVGMPVSINFDKSITDKKDVQSHIQVSSTSGQQVVGHWFNSQRLDFRPQNYWQAGSKVTLKLNLDGVKGSDGTYGVQQKTVSFTVGRNQVSTVDAKTHTMVVQQDGKTVRTIPISAGSPDHTTYNGQMVISEKYKKTRMNGATVGFTDSDGKGEYDIKDVPDAMRLTNSGTFVHGNYWGASSVFGSSNTSHGCVGLQDVKGAGDPNTPAHWFFDHSLVGDVVTVKNSHDKTVQPDNGLNGWNMSWADWQAGSAA, from the coding sequence CAGCATTGCGGCCGCGTCCGCGGCACTGGGCGGAGTCCTGGTGCTTTCGGCATGCAGTGGCGGCCACGGCGGGGGAGGGGGCGCCTCGTCGTCCCCGAAGCAGTCCTCACAGGCGCAGGCCGCCGACAAGGCCGCCGCGCAGGACACGTCCGACGCGAAGATAGCCATCACGCCGGGTAACGGCGCGGACAACGCGAGCATCAACAACGCCGCCAAGGTCAGCGTCACCCAGGGCACCCTCACACACGTGAGTCTCACCACAGCGGACGGCACCGCGGTCAAGGGCGCGATCGCCGCCGACGGCAAGAGCTGGAGCCCGCAGGGGCAGCTGGCCCGCTCCACCACGTACAAGGTCTCCGCGTCCGCGAAGGACAGCAAGGGCCGCGGCGCGGACGAGAACTCGACGTTCACCACCGTCTCGCCCGCCCACAGCTTCATCGGGAACTTCACCCCCGAGGACGGCTCGACGGTCGGCGTCGGCATGCCCGTGTCGATCAACTTCGACAAGTCCATCACCGACAAGAAGGACGTGCAGTCGCACATCCAGGTCTCGTCGACGAGCGGCCAGCAGGTCGTGGGGCACTGGTTCAACTCCCAGCGCCTGGACTTCCGTCCGCAGAACTACTGGCAGGCCGGCAGCAAGGTCACCCTCAAGCTCAACCTCGACGGTGTGAAGGGTTCCGACGGGACCTACGGCGTCCAGCAGAAGACGGTGTCCTTCACGGTCGGGCGCAACCAGGTCAGCACGGTGGACGCGAAGACGCACACCATGGTCGTCCAGCAGGACGGCAAGACCGTGCGGACCATCCCGATCTCGGCGGGGTCGCCGGACCACACCACGTACAACGGCCAGATGGTGATCTCCGAGAAGTACAAGAAGACCCGCATGAACGGTGCGACGGTCGGCTTCACGGACTCCGACGGCAAGGGCGAGTACGACATCAAGGACGTGCCCGACGCGATGCGCCTGACCAACTCGGGCACCTTCGTGCACGGCAACTACTGGGGCGCGTCCTCGGTGTTCGGCAGCTCCAACACGAGCCACGGCTGCGTCGGCCTCCAGGACGTGAAGGGCGCGGGCGACCCCAACACGCCCGCGCACTGGTTCTTCGACCACTCGCTCGTCGGTGACGTGGTGACGGTCAAGAACTCCCACGACAAGACGGTCCAGCCCGACAACGGCCTCAACGGCTGGAACATGAGCTGGGCGGACTGGCAGGCGGGCTCCGCCGCCTGA